The following DNA comes from Corallococcus silvisoli.
ATCCGGGCGTCACGCAGGTGGCGCGCACCAACTCGCGCTCGGACCTGCGCAGCCAGTCCCTGGACGACGACGTCCCCGCGCCCCCGCCGCCCCGGCGCACGATGTCGCGCGCCGTGCCGGTGTCGGAGCCGCCCGTGCGTTCGCGCTCGGGCGTGCACCGCATGGACCTGGAGGACGACGAGCGCACGCGCCTGCCTCCGCCGGAGGATGACCCGGACACGGTGCCCGCGCCCGCGCCGCGCCGCCGCACCAGCAGCAGCCATCCGTCCGCCGTGGAGGCGCCGCGCCGCCGCACCTCCAGCCGCGTGGATGCCCCGCGGGCCCGTCCCCCAGCCCCGGTGGAGGAAGACGACTCCGGCGAGCGCCGTCCGTCCCGCTCCAGCGCCCCCGCGCTGCCAGAGCCGCCGAAGCCCAAGAGCGGGAGCGTGCGCACGGTGGCCATGGTGGGCTTCGTGGTGGGCCTGCTCGCGGTGCTGGTGCTCTTCCGCGAGCCCATCATGCTGGCGCTCACCTCCAAGGCCGCGGACGCGCAGGGCGTGTGGCTCACGGTGAACACGAACCAGCCGGTGAAGGTGTCGGTGCGGCACACGGACCGCTGCAACAGCCCGGAGCCGGTGACGGTGCTGGGCACCGCGCCGCTCACGCGCGTGGCGGGCGCCCACCTGCAGGACACGCTCATCCTGGAGAACGACGCCCAGGGCATCTACCTGGAGGACTCGGAGGAGCTCGCGTTCGGCCAGCCCGGAGAGCTCAAGACCTTCGAGCGCAGCTTCAAGGAGGGCACCCTCAAGCTGAAGATCCTCCCCAAGAGCGTGACGGGCCTGTCCGTCTACCGGAACAACCAGCTCATCGGGAACGCCAGCACGACGCTCAAGCTGATGGAGGGCAAGCACATCCTGGAGCTGCGCGGCGCCAAGCTGAAGGAGCCGGTGACGTTCGAGGCGAAGGTCAGCCCCAACGAAGTGACGGACCAGACGCTGAACCTGGACACGTCGCTGTAGTTCCGGCCCGTCTCCTGGCGCGGTCAGTAACGCGGCAGGGACGGGTCCACGGTGCGCGAGTACAGGTCGATGCCGCCCTGGAGCGACACCGCCTCCAGCCCCTGGTCGAGGAGGTACGCGGCGCCGTCCAGGCTGCGCACCCCGTGGTGGCAGTAGACGACAATGGGGCGGCCCTTGAGGGCCTCCAGCGCGTCGTGGAAGTCCTCCAGCTCCGGCAGGGGCATCAGCACCGAGCCGGGCAGGGCCACCCATTCGTGCTCGTGCGCGAAGCGCACGTCCACCAGGACGGGGCGCGACTCAGGGGGGCCGGCCAGGCGCCGGGCCAGCTCGGCGGGGGTGATTTCAGGGATGGGCATGGGGGCTATCTTGTGTTGTGCCAGGACGGGCCCTTGAGGTCCCTTGGCTTTTCGGGCGCCAGGGCGTTATGAGGCGCTGTTCACGAGGAGATTGAAGCACATGGATACTTCTACCGTCGTCGCCGACTCCACGCCGGCCTCCCAGCCCGCCGCCACCGCGCCTGTCGTCCTGACGGCCGCCGCCCTCGCCCAGGTGAAGACGGTCATCCAGGCCCAGGGCTTCCAGGGCTACTTCTTCTCCATCCGCGTGGTGCCCTCCGGGTGCAGTGGCCTGGGCTACGACCTGAACCTCGTCAAGGAGACGAAGGCCGGGGATCAGCTCTGGGAGCAGGACGGCGTGAAGATCGCCACCGACGCGCTGAGCGCCCAGTACCTGTCGGGCACGCACATCGACTACGTCACCAGCATCACCGGCGCGGGCTTCAAGTTCGAGAACCCCAACGCCAAGTCGTCCTGCGGTTGCGGCACGTCGTTCACCACCTGAGCCTTCCAGGCGACGGGGGACCCAAGGGCCGGGGTGGGACGCCAGACAGGCGTGCCCCCGGCCCTTCGTGCGTTCAGGCGCCGGCCACGGGCTTCATCACCTTCATCCAGGACTGCTCCTCCTGGCCTCGGCCGCGGCGCTGGGCCCGGCGGGCCTCGGCCTCCTGGAAGGCCTGGCGCTCAGCCTCCGACTCCAGGAGCAGGGGCGGCACCGGCACGCCCTTGCCGTCCTGGCCCTGCGCCACGAACGTCAGCAGCGCGCTGGTGGTCAGGTGCCGCTCACCGGTGAGCGGGTTCTCCGCGTGCACGGTGACGCCTACCTCCAACGAGGTGCGGAACGTCGCGAGCACGCGCGAGTGCAGCAGGGCGATCCATCCCACGCGGATGGGGGCATGGAAGTGCAGGTCGTCCATGGACGCCGTCACCACGACCTGACGGCAGTGGCGCTGGGCGGCCACGGCGCCGCAGATGTCGATCCACTGCATCACCTTCCCGCCGAACGCGGCGTTCAGGTTGTTGGCGTCCGGGGGGAGGATGAGCTGCGTCATCACCACTTCGGAGTCGCGCGGGCTCTTGGGGCTGAGGTCGTGCATGGCGCTTGGCAGCGTCGCACGAAACGGCGCGGCGTCAGGCCAGGAATGCGGAGACGCGGTCCATGAACTCCTCGCGGCCCGGGCCCCGGCGGATGTCCTGCTTGGAGACGTCCACCACCAGGCAGTCCACGCCGTACTTCTCCTGGAGCACCTGCGGGAAGCCCGCGTAGTAGCCGTTGAGGCCCTTGAGGAACTGCCGCCCGATGCCCCTCTCCTCCGCCCGGCCGCGCGTGCGGATGCGCTGGAGGAGCACATCCTCGGAGGGCACGTCGAAGCAGATGACCTTGTCCGGCCGGACGATGTGGCGCGACAGCCGCTGGAAGTACTCGTAGTACAGGTCCAGCTCCGCGTTCGTCATGTGCCCCAGGCCGTGCAGGTACTTGGCGAAGATCTCCGGATCCTCGTACAGGGTGCGGTCCTGCACGCAGCTCTTCCTGACGGAGTGGATGAGCTCGTGGTGCTCCACGCGCCGGATGAGGAACTCCAACTGCAGCGTGAACGACCACCGCGACATGTCGCCGTAGTAGTCCCGCAGGAAGCGGTTGTCGATGACGGGCTCGTCGAACAGCTCGAAGCCGAAGCCCTGGCTGATGAGCTTCGCGGCCGTCGTCTTGCCCGCGCCGATGTTGCCCGCCAGCGCCACGAAGCGCTTCGCGCGGGGCACCTTCACCTTGAGCCGGTTGCGGGCGGAGGGCTTCGGTTCGGAGCTGGCCGGGGGCGGCGCCTTGGACGAGGGCGGCTCGGTGCGGGTCGCCGGACGCGCGCGGGCGGTGGTGCGGGGCATGGAGCCGAGGGCTTAACCCGGCTTTCCAGAGGCGTCCATTCGCTGGCGCAGCAGATCCGGCCGGTCGGTCATGATGCCGCCCACCCCTTCCCGGAGGAGCCGGTCCATCTCCGCCGGATCATCCACGGTCCACACGTTGATCCATTTGCCGCGCTCGGCCGCGGCCTTCAGGAGCGCGTCGTCCACCAGCCGCACCTCGCCGAAGTACAGCGGCATGTCGAGCACCGTGTAGCGCGCGTCCTCCGGCGGCGCCTCGCCCGCCTTGAGCGCCAGGACGAAGGCGGCCAGCGCGTCGCGCGGGTAGAAGTGGCACGCGTCGGGCAGGACGCGCACCAGCCGCTCCGCGATGGCGTCCTGTTCACTGCCAAGGCACACGCGGCCCAGGGCCGCCTCTTCGGTCAGCAGGCGAGCGAGCACGTCCTCGGCGTGGGCCACGTCGGGCTTGAGCTCCACGTTGATGCGCAAGGTGGGAAACGCGCGCAGCACCTCGCGCAGCGTCGGCAGGCGCACGCCCTGGCCCCGGAAGGGAAAGGTGCGTCCTTCGTCCGGCGTGAAGCGGTAGCCCGCGTCCAGCCTCCGCAGCTCCTCCAACGTGAGCGCCGCGAGCGGGCCCTCGCCGTTGGTGCAGCGCTCCAGCGTCTCGTCGTGCGCCACCACGACTTCGCCGTCGCGCGAGAGGTGCACATCCAGCTCCAGCATGTCCGTGCGGTGCACCTGCACCGCGAGTCCAAAGGCCTCGAGTGTGTTCTCCGGCGCGACGAGCGCTCCGCCGCGGTGCGCGATGTGCAGTGTGGGCTTCAGCCCTTGGAAGAACGTGTCGCGCGGCAGCATGATCCACCTATTCCTGAATTCACCACGATGTCACAGGCAGGGCCGCTGTCCGTTCCTTGCCGGCCCTGGTGAGCCACCGGTATAAGGGCCCGAATCCTCAGCCCGACTGGCGTCGGACTTCAAGAAGCGCGGCGCCCCTCAACCCCCGGAGAGATACGAATGGAACTGCGCAAGAAGCTGGGCGCCATGGCCCTCCTGGCCACCGCGGCGATGGTGACTGCCGCTGGCTGTGGCGGTCGCGACACGGAAGATCCGACCCCCTCGTCGGACGCTGGATGTACGGGCGTCTGCAGCACGGACGCGGGCACGGACGCGGGCCCCACCACGGACGCGGGGACGGACGCGGGCCCCACCACGGACGCGGGGACGGACGCGGGCACGGATGCGGGCACGACGGGGCAGATCGCCGCGGCGCGCAAGGTGCCGTTCAACACCCTGGTCACGCTGCGCAACGTCGTCGTCACCGACATCCACTACGAGAAGCTGAGCGACCAGGGCACCGGCCAGTGGCGTTCGTTCTTCTGGGTGACGGATCCGGCCTTCCCGAAGGAGGGCCTCTACATCAGCAAGTTCTATGACGACACGCCGGACATGTACCGGCCGCTGCCGGGCAACACCCTCGACATCGAGGGCTACTTCGGCACGGAGCCGAACTACTCGCCGTTCACCGGTCGCCGCCACCACCTGGCCAACGACTACCGCAACGCGAAGAAGTTGATCGTCACGGTCAAGGGTGACGCGGGCGTGGAGGCCCGGCCCGCGGCCAACGAGGTGACGGTGGAGGCCCTGAAGGCCTCCGTCGCGCTGGCCCAGAACGCCGCGCCCTTCCTGGGCACCCGCGTCCACCTGGCGGGTCCGCTGACCCTGACCAACCCCACGCCCACCGCCTTCATGCGGTTGGACAACGAGGACGCGGGCACCATCTACTACGGCTTCGAGGTCGGCGACGGCATCCTCGTCTACCACGACAAGACCCGCGACGAGACCTACAGCGACGGCGGCTCGAGGGTGGGCTGCGACTACCAGAAGGCGGCCCTGGATGGCGGGACGGTGACGTTCCCCAACGGCATCAGCGGCGTCTGGGACACCTACACGTTCGCGGGTTGCACCAACGGCAGCTCGGACATCACCGGCTGCGGCAACAACACCTCCGACAGCGGCGTGCCGGGCACCAACCTGCGCTACACCTACACGATCATCCCGCAGGGTTGTGACGACCTGCCGGGCGTCGTGACCCCCGCGCCGTAGCCGTCCGCCTCTCCGGCCGGGGGCAGTCCCCGGTCCGCCTGGCCCTCCGCCTCCCACGGCCCGTCCGTGGGGGGCGGTCGTGTTTCTGGGGAGGGGAGGCGCGAAAGTTCGCGTGGCTCCTCCGGGTTGCCTACAGTCCTCGCCCGGGCGGGTCCGACGGCTCCCCCCGGGCCAGGAATGCAGGTAGGCTCCGGACACAGTTCAAAGTTCCACCCGCGGCCCACACCTTCCACGTCCTTGAGCTCGCCTCAGACGGCCACCCCGTTCGGAAAGTACCTGCTCATCAAGCGCCTCGCGCTGGGCGGGATGGCGGAGCTGTTCCTGGCGCACAAGCCGCCGGACCCCACGCTGGTGGTCATCAAGCGGATCCTCCCGTACCTCTCCGAGGAGCCGGAGTTCGTCCAGATGTTCCTGGACGAGGCGCGCATCGCCGCCCAGCTGCACCACCCCAACATCGTGCAGGTGCACGAGCTGGGGAAGGAGGGCGACAACATCTTCATCTGCATGGAGTACGTGGAGGGCGTCGACCTGCGCCGCGTGCTCGTGGAGGAGGCCAAGTTCGGCGCCTCCATGCCGTACGGTGTCGCGGCGAAGATCTGCGCGAGCATCGCCGCGGGCCTGGACCATGCGCACTTCAGCCGGGGCGTGGATGGCCGCCCGTTGGAGCTGATCCACCGGGACGTCAGCCCGCAGAACGTGATGCTCGCCTACGACGGGCGCGTGAAGCTCGTCGACTTCGGCATCGCCAAGGCTGGCGCGTTCATGGAGCGCAGCAAGCCGGGCGTCATCAAGGGGAAGTTCCTCTACCTGTCGCCCGAGCAGATCATGCAGGAGCGGCTGGACCACCGGGCGGACATCTACGCGCTCGGGGTGATGCTCTACGAGATCACCACCGGCAAGCAGCCCTTCCACCGGCCCACCACGGAAGGCATCCTCTACGCCATCCGGCATGAGGAGGCGACGCCGCCGCACCTGGTGCGCCCGGACTATCCGCCGGCCCTGTCGCGCATCGTGATGCGCTGCCTGGTGAAGGACCGCACCCAGCGCTACCAGCGGGCCTCCGATGTTCGCGTGGAGCTGGAGGCCTTCCTGGCCTCCGGCGTCCTCAAGCAGAGCCTGGACGTCGCGCAGTACATCGCGCGCCTGTTGGGGGAGGCGGAGGAGCGCACCGTGCTCCACATCCCCCCGGCGAAGCGCGCGGGCCGGCACGAGCCCACCGTGCCCTTGCCGTCCCTGCGGACGCCTCCGCCGCCGCCGGTGCCCGACCTGCCGGAGGACACGGCCGCGAGGACGCTGCCGCTGGCCAGAGCGGAGGACACGGCCGCGCGCACCCTGCCGCTGGCGGGGCTCGAGGACACGGCCGCGAGGACGCTGCCGCTGGCCGAGGCGGAGGACACCGCGTCCCGCACCCTGCCACTGAACGAGGACACCGGGGCCCGCACCCTGCCGCTGGCCGGTTCCGGGTCGCAGGGCCGGGGGGCATCGCCGCTGACGCCCGTGGGGCTCGTGGCGCGGCCTCCCTCGCGCAGGCCCACGAGCGAGGCCGCGGCGCTGCGCACCTGGGACGCGGAGGAGGGGGAGCCCGAGACGCAGATGGCGCTGCCGCGCGACCTGCCCACGGGCCAGGGCGACGACGAGGACGACGACTTCGGAGAGTCCACCGCCGTGGGGACGATGCCCGGCGCGCCCACGCCTCGCCGGAACCTGGAGCCCGTGCTGGAGGAAGAGGTCTGGGACGAGGCGGAGGAGGACGACGCTGACTCCACCGTGCCCCAGCGCGCGCGCCGCCCACGGGCCGTCGTTCCCGCGCCCCTGCCGG
Coding sequences within:
- a CDS encoding deoxynucleoside kinase, whose product is MPRTTARARPATRTEPPSSKAPPPASSEPKPSARNRLKVKVPRAKRFVALAGNIGAGKTTAAKLISQGFGFELFDEPVIDNRFLRDYYGDMSRWSFTLQLEFLIRRVEHHELIHSVRKSCVQDRTLYEDPEIFAKYLHGLGHMTNAELDLYYEYFQRLSRHIVRPDKVICFDVPSEDVLLQRIRTRGRAEERGIGRQFLKGLNGYYAGFPQVLQEKYGVDCLVVDVSKQDIRRGPGREEFMDRVSAFLA
- a CDS encoding HesB/IscA family protein, with translation MDTSTVVADSTPASQPAATAPVVLTAAALAQVKTVIQAQGFQGYFFSIRVVPSGCSGLGYDLNLVKETKAGDQLWEQDGVKIATDALSAQYLSGTHIDYVTSITGAGFKFENPNAKSSCGCGTSFTT
- a CDS encoding serine/threonine-protein kinase, which gives rise to MSSPQTATPFGKYLLIKRLALGGMAELFLAHKPPDPTLVVIKRILPYLSEEPEFVQMFLDEARIAAQLHHPNIVQVHELGKEGDNIFICMEYVEGVDLRRVLVEEAKFGASMPYGVAAKICASIAAGLDHAHFSRGVDGRPLELIHRDVSPQNVMLAYDGRVKLVDFGIAKAGAFMERSKPGVIKGKFLYLSPEQIMQERLDHRADIYALGVMLYEITTGKQPFHRPTTEGILYAIRHEEATPPHLVRPDYPPALSRIVMRCLVKDRTQRYQRASDVRVELEAFLASGVLKQSLDVAQYIARLLGEAEERTVLHIPPAKRAGRHEPTVPLPSLRTPPPPPVPDLPEDTAARTLPLARAEDTAARTLPLAGLEDTAARTLPLAEAEDTASRTLPLNEDTGARTLPLAGSGSQGRGASPLTPVGLVARPPSRRPTSEAAALRTWDAEEGEPETQMALPRDLPTGQGDDEDDDFGESTAVGTMPGAPTPRRNLEPVLEEEVWDEAEEDDADSTVPQRARRPRAVVPAPLPVRRGGPPEPTARSGPAGDRARRSPSSVALPRGGADDPFAPSPRRTPSYAQEDGDTPPPSNPRRSGMAPAEDGRSEPLSSGPRRMGGTGEDSRGPQASGPRRQSTPSSDANRSAPPVGPRNVRPPPRPSPEDEERFSTDPGASGVSLTDPTPVQSLDPDDDESTVGFQAPRRPPRRPVRAPVQDEADDDEGLDTYDAAPPPRRSRTVVVLVVATLLLAVLCVGVAWLMGVFSPEAQAPPAPAKVPAMRGSPRPGPTGAAPANPPSPPAPVPAPSEAATPPPSEPVLADTAGAPDAGLAVATSAPEVPVPPAPEPAAPTETPVPPTTVDVRFEAPVRTVLGRPGGGKLPINEVVALAPGPLRVQYTCPGKRAPRGIETYNVRPVAGELQTLRVPCRRRR
- a CDS encoding acyl-CoA thioesterase; the protein is MHDLSPKSPRDSEVVMTQLILPPDANNLNAAFGGKVMQWIDICGAVAAQRHCRQVVVTASMDDLHFHAPIRVGWIALLHSRVLATFRTSLEVGVTVHAENPLTGERHLTTSALLTFVAQGQDGKGVPVPPLLLESEAERQAFQEAEARRAQRRGRGQEEQSWMKVMKPVAGA
- a CDS encoding glycerophosphodiester phosphodiesterase yields the protein MLPRDTFFQGLKPTLHIAHRGGALVAPENTLEAFGLAVQVHRTDMLELDVHLSRDGEVVVAHDETLERCTNGEGPLAALTLEELRRLDAGYRFTPDEGRTFPFRGQGVRLPTLREVLRAFPTLRINVELKPDVAHAEDVLARLLTEEAALGRVCLGSEQDAIAERLVRVLPDACHFYPRDALAAFVLALKAGEAPPEDARYTVLDMPLYFGEVRLVDDALLKAAAERGKWINVWTVDDPAEMDRLLREGVGGIMTDRPDLLRQRMDASGKPG
- a CDS encoding rhodanese-like domain-containing protein yields the protein MPIPEITPAELARRLAGPPESRPVLVDVRFAHEHEWVALPGSVLMPLPELEDFHDALEALKGRPIVVYCHHGVRSLDGAAYLLDQGLEAVSLQGGIDLYSRTVDPSLPRY